Sequence from the Kribbella aluminosa genome:
CGGAGCTGGCCGCCAGCAAGGACGGCATTGCGCTGATCCGCTGGGGCGGGTACTCCGCAACGGTCGCACAGGTACAGGCAGCGAAAGCGGCCGGCGCCAAGGTCGTGTTCCTCTACAACGAGGCGCCCGGTTGGTGGAGCACCGGGACCGAGCAGGGCATCCCGGTCTACATCCTGCAGTCCGTCCAGGGAAAGCAGCTCCTCGACGCCCTCGCCAAGAGGCCGGTATCGCTGCAGCTGAGCGGCGTCCGCGACAGCACCTACCGGTACGACGTCGCGCTCGGCCCGTCGGTCGTGAAGGGCGGACTGACGTACGACGTCGCGAAGATGAACCCGGCCGTGGTGACGACGGACTTCCAGCAGAACGACGCGTTCTGGCTGCACAGCGACAAGCGGGTCGCGCACCTCCCGGGGATCGCGACGGGCCTGTCGGCGTCCCGGGCGGTCGCGGCCGCGGTACGGCGAACCGACTACCTGGTCAGCGATGTGAAGGGCGTGACGTGGGACGAGCAGACGTCCGCGGGCGACTGGAACGAGACCGGGTTCGAGTCGACGATCCCGCGGTCGTACCGGCCGGGCGAGCAGGTCACGCGCGGGTGGTGGGAGCCGCTGACGCGTCCCGCCGTACCGGGGTTGTCGGACGCGCCGGGTGACGTGGCGCAGGGCTGGCCGCCGGCGCGGTTCGAGAACGCGCTGCGGATCGCGATTCCGCAGTACGTCAGCGGGGGCCGGAGTGTGTTCGGCTGGGGCGATCGCGGTGACGTGACGAGCATGACGCTGAGCAGCAACGGGGTGCAGCTGGGCAGCAAGAACTGGTCGGTCGCGCAGTTCGCGGTCCCGGCCAAGGCGGCCTGGTACGACCTGACGCTCGACCAGAAGCGCGGCCCGAAGAGCTGGGCGACGACCTCGACGTCGACGTACACCCAGTGGCACTTCCTGTCGGTGCCGTCGAAGAGCACCGCCGTACTGCCGCTGGTCCAGGTCGACTACAAGCACACGAACGGGTGGTTCGAGCTGACGCCGAGGTATCAGCCCGGGGTGCGCGGCGCAGGCGTTTTCCGCACCACAGCAGAGATTTCCTTCGACGGAAAGACCTGGCAGAAACTCCCGCTGCGCGGTTTCGGAACATTCCGAACACGTGTTCCGGCCGGTTCCTACCCGAGCATCCGGGTGACGGCCACCGACCTGATCGGCAACAGCATCACTCAAACCATCGACAGGGCCTGGCAGAACTGAACGTTAAAAAAAGGCGACGCCACGAAGCGGGGGGGAGGTGCTCCGTGGCGTCGCCAGGGGCGCGCCAAGGGAGGGGTGGGGCAGGCGCGCCGGTCTTCGGTTGTTGGGAGATCAGCTCCCGAGGACGCCTCCACCGAGGACGCCCAGCAGGCCGAGGAGTGAGAGCAGGTTGCGGATGACCTGGTCCACGGCCTTCGTGCCGCCGGTCTGGTAGGCGGTCACGCACTTCTGCAGCTGCTCCTGCGTCGGCTTGGTGATCGTCACCTTCGCCAGCTCGGACTGACAGTACGTGGTGGCCGTCTGCAGTTCGTGCAGGGTGCTTCCGACGGTGCCGACGATCAGGCCGACAGTCGTCTTCAGGGTCGCGACGCCGGGTGGCGGCGGGGTGGTCGGCGTCGTCGGCCGGGCGGTCGGCTTCGTCGAGGTCGGCGTCACCGGCGGCGGTGTGGGCTTGTCCGTCGGCTTCCCGGTCGGCGTCACCGGCGGCGGGGTGGCGGTCGGCTTGGTGCCGCCGCGCTCGTCGGTGATGATCGGCGTCGGCGTGACCGGCGGCGGAGTCGGCAGATCGATCGCCTTCGGCAGTTCCTTGTCGGTCGGCGGGTTGATCGTCTGGTCGCCGATCTGGTCGCCGGCCTTCAGGTCGTCACCCGTCGTACCGTTGCCGACCGCGATCCAGCTGCCGCCCGCGTACGCCTTGGCGATGCTGATCACCAGGTCGGCGTACTGCTGCGAGTGGTTGTAGCGCAGCAGGGCCGCGTTCAGATCCGCCGGCTTGGACAGGTCGGTGTTGCCGGAGCACAGGTAGACCCCGGCCGTCATCGCCGCGTCGTTGATGTCCTGCGGGTTCCGCACGCCGTCGCCGTCGCCGTCCACTCCCACGGCTCGCCAGGTGCCGGGGATGAACTGCATCGGGCCGACCGCGCGGTCGAACGCCCCGTCGCCGTCGAACGCACCCGCGTCGGTGTCGGCGATCTTCGCCGTCCCGTTGCTCCCGTCCAGCCGCGGGCCGTAGATGCCCGGTACGGCGACGCCCTTCGAGTTCAGCGAGTTGCCGCCGAACCGGCCGTGGTTGGACTCGACGCGGCCGATCGCGGCCACCAGCGTCCACGGCAGATGACAGCCCGGATCCGCCTGCGCCAGCACCTGCTGGGCGCGCGAGTAGGCCTTCAGTGCAGCGTTCGGAATGCCGTTGCTGGACAGCCCCGAGACCACCTGGGTCGGCTGCTCGCCGGGATCGACACCCGGCCCGACGGTGCCCGGCACCGGCACGTTCGCCGGCTGCGAGATCGGTTGCTTCGGCACGACGACCGGGTTGTTCCCGGACAGTCCGTTCTCCAGTGACGCGGTG
This genomic interval carries:
- a CDS encoding lytic murein transglycosylase — translated: MAKGKRRATGSGWRQVAPLIPVALFASAFTVSATDNPVIATASLENGLSGNNPVVVPKQPISQPANVPVPGTVGPGVDPGEQPTQVVSGLSSNGIPNAALKAYSRAQQVLAQADPGCHLPWTLVAAIGRVESNHGRFGGNSLNSKGVAVPGIYGPRLDGSNGTAKIADTDAGAFDGDGAFDRAVGPMQFIPGTWRAVGVDGDGDGVRNPQDINDAAMTAGVYLCSGNTDLSKPADLNAALLRYNHSQQYADLVISIAKAYAGGSWIAVGNGTTGDDLKAGDQIGDQTINPPTDKELPKAIDLPTPPPVTPTPIITDERGGTKPTATPPPVTPTGKPTDKPTPPPVTPTSTKPTARPTTPTTPPPPGVATLKTTVGLIVGTVGSTLHELQTATTYCQSELAKVTITKPTQEQLQKCVTAYQTGGTKAVDQVIRNLLSLLGLLGVLGGGVLGS